A DNA window from Providencia huaxiensis contains the following coding sequences:
- the emrD gene encoding multidrug efflux MFS transporter EmrD, translated as MRKLEHFNLLLMLIALAAVGQMTQTIYVPVIAEIATYFNEPSGAVQQVMAAYLFSYGFSQLVYGPLSDRIGRRPVILTGLTIFLFSTIVAIFAPTLNILTIASGLQGLGTGVAGVMARTMPRDLYKGTALRYANSLLNMGILVSPLLAPMFGGILAHFWGWHACYIFLFILGASVLLSMYRWLPETRPVSPEKHKMIASYRELLSSGSFLSYLSMLVGALAGIAVFEASSGVLMGGVLGLNSITVSILFILPIPAAFFGAWYAGREGKTFYNLMWHSVLICLLAGFMMWIPGWFGIMNTWTLLVPAAVFFFGAGMLFPLATTGAMEPFPYLAGAAGALVGGLQNIGSGVATWVSALLPQNGQFSLGLLMFLMSTLILLCWLPLAKRMSHSERMV; from the coding sequence ATGAGAAAGCTGGAACACTTTAATTTGCTATTAATGCTAATTGCATTGGCAGCGGTCGGCCAAATGACACAAACTATTTATGTTCCTGTCATTGCTGAAATTGCCACTTATTTTAATGAGCCTTCTGGTGCTGTTCAACAAGTGATGGCGGCTTATTTATTTTCTTATGGTTTTTCACAGTTAGTTTATGGGCCGTTATCTGACCGAATTGGTCGCCGACCTGTTATTTTAACGGGTTTAACGATTTTCTTATTTTCAACGATTGTGGCGATTTTTGCGCCAACATTAAATATACTCACTATAGCGAGTGGGTTGCAGGGCCTCGGAACGGGTGTTGCAGGTGTGATGGCAAGAACTATGCCTCGTGATCTGTATAAAGGCACCGCGTTACGTTATGCAAATAGCTTATTAAATATGGGTATATTAGTGAGCCCATTATTAGCCCCAATGTTCGGTGGAATATTGGCGCATTTCTGGGGGTGGCATGCTTGTTATATTTTCCTGTTTATCTTAGGTGCTTCTGTATTATTAAGCATGTATCGTTGGTTACCCGAAACGCGTCCTGTTTCACCTGAAAAACATAAAATGATTGCGTCATATCGGGAATTATTATCAAGCGGTTCATTTCTATCTTATTTATCCATGTTAGTGGGCGCGTTAGCTGGAATAGCCGTATTTGAAGCTAGTAGTGGTGTATTAATGGGCGGTGTTTTAGGGCTCAATAGCATTACTGTGAGTATTTTATTTATATTGCCGATTCCTGCTGCTTTCTTTGGTGCTTGGTATGCGGGGCGAGAAGGAAAAACATTTTATAATTTGATGTGGCACTCCGTTCTTATTTGTCTATTGGCAGGCTTTATGATGTGGATTCCAGGTTGGTTTGGGATTATGAATACTTGGACACTGTTAGTACCGGCCGCGGTATTTTTCTTTGGTGCGGGGATGTTATTTCCCTTAGCAACGACAGGCGCGATGGAGCCTTTTCCTTATTTAGCAGGGGCGGCGGGAGCACTCGTGGGTGGCCTGCAAAATATAGGGTCAGGTGTTGCCACTTGGGTTTCTGCATTATTACCGCAAAACGGGCAGTTTAGCCTTGGGTTACTGATGTTTTTAATGTCGACGCTCATATTATTGTGTTGGTTGCCTTTAGCAAAACGCATGAGTCATTCAGAGCGCATGGTTTAA
- the fpr gene encoding ferredoxin--NADP(+) reductase: MANWVTGTVTEAKFWTDSLFSLVIKAPIKPFTAGQYAKLGLEIEGERVQRAYSYVNAPSDDRLEFYFVIVPGGKLSPKLAKLKPNDTLQITDEATGFFVLNEIPPCKNLWMLSTGTAIGPFLSILQEGKDLDRFEKIVLLHAVRYEKDLSYLPLMKKLEQQYQGKLKIVTVVSREHCTTSLHGRVPALIESHALEDAVGLTLSPETCHVMLCGNPEMVRDTRDTLKNSHQMVKHLRRKPGHISSEQYW, translated from the coding sequence ATGGCTAATTGGGTAACAGGAACAGTGACTGAAGCCAAATTTTGGACCGACTCATTATTCAGCCTTGTTATCAAGGCCCCGATTAAACCCTTTACAGCAGGGCAATACGCAAAACTTGGACTAGAAATCGAGGGAGAACGTGTCCAACGAGCTTACTCTTATGTCAATGCGCCAAGCGATGACCGACTCGAATTCTATTTTGTCATTGTACCAGGGGGCAAACTTAGCCCAAAACTCGCTAAACTAAAACCTAATGATACGTTACAAATTACGGATGAAGCGACGGGGTTCTTTGTTTTAAATGAAATCCCACCATGTAAAAACCTGTGGATGCTTTCAACAGGAACTGCTATTGGGCCTTTTTTGTCTATCCTACAAGAAGGCAAAGACTTGGATCGTTTCGAAAAAATTGTTTTACTCCACGCCGTCCGTTATGAGAAAGATTTAAGTTATTTACCCTTAATGAAAAAGTTGGAACAACAATATCAAGGGAAGTTAAAAATAGTTACCGTTGTCAGCCGTGAGCACTGCACAACCTCATTGCATGGCCGTGTTCCTGCGTTAATTGAAAGCCACGCTCTCGAAGATGCGGTTGGCCTGACACTTTCACCCGAGACCTGCCATGTCATGTTATGCGGAAACCCCGAAATGGTGAGGGACACTCGTGATACATTAAAAAATAGTCATCAAATGGTTAAACACTTGCGCCGCAAACCCGGCCATATCTCTAGTGAGCAATATTGGTAA
- a CDS encoding DUF805 domain-containing protein — protein sequence MTLQQWAFSFKGRIGRRPFWVGIAVIFILMTAVALLQNVLLFSETLAISLFILLLYPLAAIFVKRLHDRGKSGGWFALILLAFALFSIDVSQFEPVWQWGIGRFLPLFITMIMVIDCGAFLGMEGVNRYGEETETVDYL from the coding sequence ATGACATTACAACAATGGGCTTTTTCCTTCAAAGGCCGTATCGGTCGCCGGCCATTTTGGGTAGGTATTGCGGTCATTTTTATTTTAATGACGGCAGTTGCCCTGTTACAAAATGTACTGCTATTCTCTGAAACGCTTGCTATATCGTTATTTATTTTACTACTTTACCCTTTGGCCGCTATCTTTGTGAAGCGTTTACATGATCGTGGTAAATCGGGAGGATGGTTTGCGCTAATTTTATTGGCATTTGCTCTCTTTTCAATCGATGTCAGTCAATTTGAACCTGTGTGGCAATGGGGAATAGGGCGTTTCTTACCCTTATTTATTACGATGATTATGGTGATAGATTGCGGTGCTTTTCTGGGAATGGAGGGGGTTAACCGCTATGGTGAAGAAACAGAAACGGTAGATTATCTATAA
- a CDS encoding DUF1454 family protein: protein MSGSKMTQILFRSVYAIITIFVLSAPQLAFAQKVPTLPDTDFKVAYLAPDAPSFELTIPKLRNQFNQANKDLYLHEYKVIASQDISAPYIRAASRINQQIYSSAVLERGSEKIKSLQITLLPSDDPQETQKNRQLMENYTIAMIHIFAPEVSLDNAPALTEALNKFIANNNATHAEEARLGALRYILVKSDNNVLTFAVEPIKLEQQTP, encoded by the coding sequence ATGAGTGGTTCAAAAATGACCCAAATTTTATTTCGTTCTGTATACGCCATCATAACCATTTTTGTACTTAGTGCGCCACAACTGGCTTTCGCTCAAAAGGTACCCACTTTGCCTGATACCGATTTCAAAGTCGCCTATTTAGCTCCAGATGCCCCTTCTTTTGAACTCACCATTCCAAAATTACGCAATCAATTCAATCAGGCTAATAAAGACTTATATCTCCATGAATATAAAGTTATTGCTAGCCAAGATATCTCCGCTCCCTATATTCGCGCGGCTTCTCGTATTAACCAACAGATATACTCCTCGGCAGTGTTAGAGCGTGGTAGTGAAAAAATTAAAAGTTTACAAATTACATTACTGCCATCAGATGACCCACAAGAAACCCAAAAAAATCGGCAGTTAATGGAAAACTATACTATTGCAATGATCCATATATTTGCCCCAGAAGTTTCACTGGACAACGCCCCTGCACTTACAGAAGCTTTAAATAAATTTATTGCCAATAATAATGCGACTCATGCTGAAGAAGCGCGATTAGGCGCTTTAAGATATATTTTAGTAAAAAGTGACAATAATGTGCTTACTTTTGCTGTTGAACCGATTAAGCTAGAACAACAAACACCCTAA
- the tpiA gene encoding triose-phosphate isomerase: MRHPLVMGNWKLNGSTQMVNDLVAGLRNELSSVDGCDVAIAPPAIYLTQAKHALAGSRIALGAQNVDVNLSGAFTGETSAEMLKDVGAKYIIIGHSERRTYHNESDEFVAKKFAVLKEQGLIPVLCIGETEAENEAGKTEEVCARQIDAVLNSLGVEAFQGAVIAYEPIWAIGTGKSATPAQAQAIHKFIRTHIAKKDAAIAEQVIIQYGGSVNASNAAELFTQPDIDGALVGGASLKADAFAVIVKAAAEAKKNK; the protein is encoded by the coding sequence ATGCGACATCCATTGGTAATGGGTAACTGGAAACTGAACGGCAGCACACAGATGGTCAATGACCTCGTCGCTGGCTTGCGTAATGAACTAAGCAGCGTTGATGGCTGTGATGTGGCTATTGCACCACCTGCAATTTACTTAACCCAAGCTAAACACGCGTTAGCAGGTAGCCGTATTGCGTTAGGTGCACAAAACGTTGACGTTAACTTATCAGGTGCATTTACAGGTGAAACCTCTGCTGAAATGTTAAAAGATGTTGGCGCCAAATACATCATTATCGGCCATTCAGAGCGTCGTACTTATCACAACGAAAGTGATGAATTTGTCGCTAAGAAATTTGCTGTATTAAAAGAGCAAGGCCTGATCCCAGTATTGTGTATTGGTGAAACTGAAGCTGAAAATGAAGCAGGCAAAACCGAAGAAGTATGCGCTCGTCAAATTGATGCCGTATTGAACTCTTTAGGCGTAGAAGCTTTCCAAGGTGCCGTTATCGCCTATGAGCCAATCTGGGCAATCGGTACTGGTAAGTCTGCAACACCAGCGCAAGCACAAGCAATCCATAAATTTATTCGTACTCATATTGCGAAGAAAGACGCTGCTATTGCCGAGCAAGTTATCATCCAGTACGGCGGTTCTGTTAATGCGAGCAACGCGGCTGAGCTATTCACCCAACCAGATATCGATGGTGCCTTAGTGGGTGGGGCTTCTCTGAAAGCTGACGCTTTTGCTGTTATTGTTAAAGCAGCCGCTGAAGCGAAAAAAAACAAATAA
- a CDS encoding OmpG family monomeric porin produces the protein MKYIVGLIYSIIIIFPTICFSELNNDSWRVNTNIYLEIEEYQGQRDSFKNKVYDKISTVGQLKLYNPKSDWRFILDHRESLRNHGRNFTTSRDSYIRNRTQIDAIKKILNTSKSDLELGFRYRKESNDVEPNTKARSSNRLYGLTPAGEYRFNDDWSFNFWLSYFYYSNYFNDSSHEAETEYGVTYKYSDALKAKLTVYIDNQWDKNFSTRFLQSQVRAYLPITIKPNWKITPYVRYFLQENTYDKNNYLTQEIKNGFRIGSRVEYKATPSLTLWSELAYEPSTWRSPKKNGITSGYDNKQTLYLGKIGVKYQW, from the coding sequence ATGAAATATATAGTTGGTTTAATCTATAGCATCATAATTATATTCCCTACAATTTGTTTCTCTGAATTAAATAATGACTCTTGGCGAGTTAATACTAATATTTATTTGGAAATAGAAGAATACCAAGGTCAACGTGATTCATTTAAAAATAAAGTCTACGATAAAATCAGTACAGTTGGGCAATTAAAGCTATACAACCCTAAATCTGACTGGCGCTTCATCCTAGATCATCGTGAATCCTTAAGAAATCATGGCCGTAATTTTACAACTTCACGGGATTCTTATATTCGAAACCGCACACAAATTGATGCTATCAAAAAAATTCTCAACACCTCAAAATCAGACTTAGAACTTGGTTTTCGTTACAGAAAAGAGTCAAACGATGTCGAACCCAACACCAAAGCGCGCTCATCGAATCGCTTATATGGCTTAACCCCAGCCGGTGAATACCGCTTCAACGATGATTGGTCTTTTAATTTTTGGCTTTCTTATTTTTATTACAGTAATTATTTCAATGACAGTAGCCATGAAGCAGAAACCGAATATGGCGTGACCTATAAATACTCAGATGCACTAAAAGCAAAACTCACTGTTTATATTGATAACCAATGGGATAAAAATTTCAGTACCCGCTTTTTACAATCACAAGTTCGCGCTTACTTACCCATTACCATTAAGCCTAACTGGAAAATTACACCATATGTACGTTATTTCTTACAAGAAAATACCTATGACAAAAATAATTATTTAACACAGGAAATTAAAAATGGCTTCCGCATTGGCTCCCGCGTGGAATACAAAGCTACGCCATCCCTGACTTTATGGAGTGAACTCGCCTACGAGCCTTCAACATGGAGATCACCAAAAAAGAATGGGATCACGTCAGGGTATGATAATAAACAAACGCTATACCTCGGTAAAATTGGCGTAAAATACCAATGGTAA
- a CDS encoding glycoside hydrolase family 3 protein, which yields MKKFTLLSACIFSAFSMANPITQAQLNELWQDKQKSAQEIVDNMSEAEKIGQLFMLDFRYWNKDSNGEPAPFLAMNDEVSKVINQYHLGSVILFRENLIDTPQTVELINKLQSSRSNLPLFIGTDQEGGYVTRLRVGTEMPGNMALGATRNPALAELTGMIHGYELSSLGFNINFGPVVDVNNNQNNPVIGVRSYSDDKNLVGTLATSYIQGIHKYNLLTSLKHFPGHGNVSADSHVDLPVVNSDAKTWRDTELVPFKYALSHGADAVMTAHIIVPALDDHKITTLAGKQVGTPATLSKPILHDILRDELNYDGLIVTDAMDMGAIADNFDINWAVETSLLAGSDIILMPIKMWDSQAVSRLDNMYRYLETQAEKNPELKKRIDESAKRVVLKKLQQEITAQPVDIVKAEQVVASKGHKDIENMVSEQAITLIKNENVLPYQLKPLNRIFTISDEKPRNSLIQKQLNDIAQETGVAIITGESVVKLNENTLTQDEAKKLVQNQDLVLLTTYNLKDTPTNAQLIIDAANQLKTPIVVISSRNPYDIAYLNNVSANIAIYGITGFDITNNNRNSLETNIRSGLRTLFANTHGLPLNPPQGVLPVNIKNPQGNKVLFPYGHGETYSTVN from the coding sequence ATGAAGAAATTCACTTTACTTAGTGCTTGTATTTTCAGTGCGTTTTCAATGGCTAACCCAATAACACAAGCCCAATTGAATGAATTATGGCAAGACAAACAAAAGTCTGCTCAAGAAATAGTGGATAATATGTCCGAGGCTGAGAAAATTGGTCAGCTATTCATGCTGGATTTTAGATATTGGAATAAAGACAGTAATGGGGAACCCGCACCATTTTTGGCTATGAATGATGAGGTTTCTAAGGTTATCAATCAATACCATCTCGGATCAGTGATCCTATTTAGAGAAAATCTGATTGATACACCACAAACTGTGGAGTTAATTAATAAACTTCAATCTTCCCGCAGTAACCTTCCATTATTTATTGGCACCGACCAAGAAGGCGGCTATGTCACCCGCTTACGCGTAGGCACCGAAATGCCTGGTAATATGGCTCTAGGCGCAACACGTAACCCAGCCCTTGCAGAGCTAACAGGGATGATCCACGGATATGAGCTATCCAGTCTTGGTTTTAATATCAATTTTGGTCCAGTTGTTGATGTTAATAACAATCAAAATAACCCAGTGATTGGGGTACGTTCATACTCAGATGATAAAAATTTAGTTGGAACTCTGGCCACCAGCTATATTCAAGGTATTCATAAATATAATTTATTGACGTCACTTAAACATTTCCCTGGTCACGGAAATGTTTCTGCTGACTCTCATGTTGATTTACCCGTTGTTAATTCTGACGCAAAAACATGGCGAGATACTGAACTCGTCCCATTCAAATACGCGTTATCTCATGGTGCTGATGCCGTCATGACCGCACATATTATTGTACCAGCACTGGATGACCATAAGATCACCACACTTGCCGGTAAACAAGTTGGCACCCCAGCGACGCTTTCCAAACCTATTTTGCATGATATTTTACGTGATGAGCTCAACTATGACGGCTTGATAGTGACAGATGCCATGGATATGGGGGCTATTGCAGACAATTTCGATATTAATTGGGCGGTAGAAACCTCGCTACTTGCTGGCTCAGATATTATTCTTATGCCAATCAAAATGTGGGACTCCCAAGCGGTTTCTCGTTTAGATAACATGTACCGCTATTTAGAAACACAAGCAGAAAAAAATCCAGAACTGAAGAAACGTATTGATGAATCCGCAAAACGTGTGGTGCTGAAAAAGCTTCAGCAAGAAATTACGGCACAACCTGTAGACATAGTGAAAGCGGAACAAGTCGTCGCATCAAAAGGCCATAAAGATATTGAAAATATGGTTTCTGAGCAGGCTATCACATTAATTAAGAATGAGAATGTACTGCCTTATCAATTAAAACCACTCAATCGAATTTTCACTATTTCTGATGAAAAACCACGTAATTCTTTAATTCAAAAACAGTTAAATGATATCGCACAAGAAACGGGAGTTGCGATTATTACAGGTGAAAGTGTCGTTAAATTAAATGAAAACACACTAACTCAAGATGAAGCAAAAAAACTGGTGCAAAACCAAGATTTGGTATTACTGACGACCTATAACTTAAAGGATACACCAACGAATGCTCAGCTTATCATTGATGCTGCAAACCAACTTAAAACCCCGATTGTTGTTATCTCTTCACGTAACCCCTATGACATTGCATACCTAAATAATGTCAGCGCAAATATTGCTATCTACGGTATCACTGGATTTGATATCACCAATAATAACCGCAATTCATTAGAAACCAATATTCGTAGCGGGTTACGGACATTATTTGCTAACACTCATGGCCTGCCGCTAAACCCACCTCAAGGGGTGCTACCCGTTAATATCAAAAACCCACAAGGTAACAAAGTCCTGTTCCCTTATGGTCATGGCGAAACTTACTCCACAGTCAATTAA
- a CDS encoding OmpG family monomeric porin, producing the protein MKTSLNGLLFVTLTGLATSVFAADQVNNDYWRVSSNVYMELEKFEGHHNTSGRKVYDKTTMVGQLFLVNPESKWSFFLEHKESLRSYNHNFSTSKDSFIRNRTQIGATRKMYASEIGQFNLNVTYRKESNDSAPGTQARPSNTMFWLMPSGTYNFNDKWAFNFWDAVYHYDNFHAPNSYEWESEHGLVYKVNDSATAKVYLYTDWTWDKDFNKTWEQNQIRGYFPITLNQDWSVMPYFRYYLNEHNYDSNKRTTQKVKDGYRVGTQVFYNLTPKLTLWGGFAVEPSTWENPKNAGITSGGNNRQTFYLGQLGVKYQWQ; encoded by the coding sequence ATGAAAACTTCACTGAATGGTTTACTTTTTGTTACGCTCACAGGATTGGCAACATCCGTTTTCGCAGCCGATCAAGTCAATAATGATTACTGGCGCGTTTCTTCCAACGTCTATATGGAACTCGAAAAATTTGAAGGGCATCATAATACCAGCGGTCGTAAGGTCTACGACAAAACCACGATGGTTGGGCAGCTATTTTTAGTGAATCCTGAATCAAAATGGAGCTTTTTTCTGGAACATAAGGAATCATTAAGAAGCTACAACCATAATTTTTCAACATCCAAAGACTCTTTTATTCGTAATCGTACACAAATTGGCGCTACTCGGAAAATGTATGCCAGCGAGATTGGCCAGTTCAATTTAAATGTCACCTATCGCAAAGAATCCAATGACTCCGCACCAGGTACACAAGCGCGCCCATCGAATACGATGTTTTGGTTAATGCCTAGCGGGACATACAATTTCAATGATAAGTGGGCGTTTAACTTTTGGGATGCGGTTTATCACTACGACAATTTCCACGCCCCCAACAGTTATGAGTGGGAATCCGAGCACGGGCTTGTTTACAAGGTCAATGATTCCGCAACCGCCAAAGTCTATCTATACACCGATTGGACATGGGATAAAGACTTTAATAAGACATGGGAACAAAACCAAATTCGCGGTTATTTTCCTATCACGTTAAACCAGGATTGGAGCGTAATGCCTTATTTTCGCTATTATTTAAATGAACATAACTACGATAGCAACAAACGTACAACTCAGAAAGTTAAAGACGGCTACCGTGTCGGAACACAGGTTTTTTATAACTTAACACCAAAACTAACGCTATGGGGCGGCTTCGCGGTTGAACCTAGTACTTGGGAAAATCCCAAAAATGCAGGTATCACCTCTGGTGGCAATAACCGTCAAACATTTTATCTTGGC